The segment ATATAAATACCCCGTTCATTTCCGGCGACACCATGCTTTGCTTGCTCACCTTGATTGTTTTCGGCATCCTGGGCGTATTTAGTGCGAAGTACCGGCCCCTCGCGAAGGAAGCATTCGACTGCGTGTTTCGCCGGCTAACGTTCAGGAAGTGCAGCACGAGCTTAGATAAGAAAGTGAAGGCGGCGCTTGCAGGAAAGTTGATGAAGCGAAGGCCTGGGCTTGCAAGGCTCGTCTATAAGCATGCTGAACTGCTCAGCTGGGTCCTCACAATTCTCCTCCTGCTGACCGTGGTGAATCTCGCGTTTGGCTTGTATAACTACGTTCAGTACGGGAACTGCAACGGTCCAGAAAATTCTGGCGAGTTTTGCATTTTTGACCCGACAGGGAAGCACAGCCAGTATAGCGGCATTGATGTAGGTTCTCAAGGAGGGGAGGTTCTTCCCGGCCCCGATGACGACCCAGCATTAGGTCCTGAGGAAGCAAGCGTGGAAGTTATTGAGTTTGGGTGTTACCTTTGTCCTTTCACGAGGAAAGCCGAGCCGATGGTGAAAGAGATTCTTGATGAATTCTCGGGCGATATTCATTTTGTGTATCGTGACTTCCCCTTGGACGGTGTCGAGGAAGCAGTCGAGACGGAATCGGTTACGTGTGAAGTGCCTGAGGATCCCTCATGGCTTGAGCGTTTGTTCGGCAAGAAGGAGAAGCCCGAAATTAAGCATGCAGGGTCAACAAGGGCGGCCGTCGCTGCTAACTGCGCCCTCGCACAAGGAAAGTTTTGGGAGTTTCACGACGCACTCTTTCTTGATCCGCAAAAGACGGCGACAAAGTCGGGCTTGGTCGAGATCGCGCAAGAGACAGGGCTTGACGTTAGCGAATTTGAGGCGTGCTTGGAGAGCGGCCAGATGCAAAGCGAGGTTCGTAAGGATTTCGAGGATGGCGTCAGCGCAGGCGTTTTTGGGACGCCAACGTTCTTTATCAACGGGAAACGGCTCGTTGCGCCGAGCAAAGAGGAGCTTGTCCGGGCGATTCGGGAAGCGATGAATGATCGGGGAAGCGAAGGATGATTTGTGCTTCTAAGCCTCTCAAGGAGGTCTCTGAACTGGTGGTCTGGCACGCGTTCGTGGTGCCCGAAACACGCGTAACCAACGCCTTTGCAGAACAAGTATTTCCTAGGCAGGGCATTGAGGGAAGGGTATGGTAGCGCTTGAAGTGGAGAATTTGAAAAAGTCCTACGGTGATGTAGAGGCGGTGAAGGGTGTTTCTTTCAACGTTCGCAAAGGGGCTTTTTTCGGATTTATCGGCCCGAATGGCGCAGGGAAAACAACAACGATTCGTTCCATTGTGGGTCTGACACGGTTTGAGGGCAGTATTCGCGTCTTTGGCCGCGATGTAGATCGTGAGTCCAGGAAGGTGAAGGCGTCCATTGGTCTGAGTCCGCAGGAATATAATTTTGACCGGTTCTTAACGGTGCAAGAGGAGCTTGAGTACACCGCCGGGTATTATGGCTTGCCGTGGCGTGAAGGAAGGAGGCGTGCCGAGCGCTTGTTGCATCGTTTTTCGCTGTGGGAGCACAGGAAGAAGTTGTCCGAGCGTCTGAGCGGAGGAATGAAGCGGCGGCTCATCATCGCGCGAGCGCTCATTCACGACCCTCCTTTGCTCATTCTTGATGAGCCAACCGCCGCCCTTGATGTTGAGCTTCGCCGGTCGCTGTGGGAGGAGCTTCGCCGAATTAATGAAGAGGGAAAGACGATAATCCTGACAAGTCATTATTTGGAGGAAGTGGAGCTCCTCTGTCACGACGTTGCCATCATTCATGAAGGGAGGCTCTTGGCTCTGGGGAAGAAGGAGAAACTCCTTGCTGATTTGAGCTGCGAGATGCTAACAGTTGAGACAGACAAGCCGGTCCCTTCGTCCGCGTTGAAAGGGCTGCGTGTCGAGCGTGTAGGAAGTAAGACGATGATTGTGGGGAAGGGCGTTCATGAGAAGGCAAAGAAGATTTTGGATGCGCTGGAGCGGCGCGGTATTGCTGTCTTGCGGGTAGAGACGGGAAGGGAGAACTTGGAGCATCTTTTTTTGAGGATGACGAGGAGGGGGAGGTCATGAACTGGTGGGGTTTGTTCACCTTGGTCAAGCACGAAGTGCATCGTACCTTTAAGGTGTGGGCTCAAGCACTCTTTCCTCCCATAGTGAGCACGATTTTGTTCATTACCATTTTTTATTTTGTTCTGGGAAGGTCGGCGTCTGCTCCGGGAGGTGTTTCGTATCTTGAGTTCTTGGTTCCTGGCTTGGTGATCATGAATATGGTGTCCGCTGCGTATCAAGGATCGTCGTTTAGCTTATTTATGAGTCGGTACACAAAGCATTTTGAGCATATCTTGACAATGCCGATCTCGTATATGGAGATCGTTCTTGGCGTGCTCATGGGCGGTCTTGCGAGGAGCATCATCACCGGGGCGGGTATTGTGGCGGCAACGTCTTTTTTTATTCCGTTTCGCGTTGAACACGTTGTGTTGTTGGTAGTGTATGTTTTGCTGGCAGTATTTTTTGTCGGGAGCTTGGGTGTTCTGGTCGGTTTTTGGGCGGATAAGTTCGACCACTTAGGGATTGTTGTCACGTTCGTTCTCACGCCGTTGACGATGCTTGGCGGAGTCTTTTATAGCATAAGCAATCTTCCTGCGTCATTTCAGAAGGCGACGTTGCTCAACCCTGTTTTTTACATGGTTGACGGCTTTCGCTATGCCATCTTAGGAATTCATGATGCTCCAATTTGGCAGGGCTTGACGGTGTTGTTCATCCTCGGCGTTGCGGCCTTCACGTTTGTGGTGGCGCTATTGCGCTCTGGCTGGAAGGTGAAGGAGTGAGGCGCGATCGGAAGCAAACGCATAAATAATACTGTGTTTTTCCTTGCTATGTGTTTTGCTTGTGGAAACGGTCCTCGTGTTTTTGAAGAGCGGCGGGCATCCTGCGTGTTCTTAGCGGGCGCGGCGAGGATGCGCTTGCGCGCAGCAGCGTTGGGCGGTGGTGGCACGAAATGCGTTTGAACGTGGAAAAAATAAGAAAAGAGTTTCCGCTGTTTGGAAACGGTGAAAAGGGGGGTGTGGTGTATTTTGATAACGCGTGCATGACGCTTCGTCCCCGGTGTGTCATCGAAGCCGTTAGGCAGTATTATGAATTGTTTCCTTCGTGTGGAGAGCGGAGCATGCACAGGCTGGGCAAGCGCGTTGATGCTGAAGTTGCACGTTCACGCTCAATTGCTCGGAAGTTTTTTGGGGCGAAAAGGAATGAGGAAATTATTTTTACGAGCGGAACGACGCACGCAATTAATATCGTAGCGCATTCTTTTCCTTTCAAGAAGGGGGATGTTGTCGTCACGACGGATAAAGAACATAACTCGAATCTGCTCGTGTGGCAACAGTTGGCAAAAAAAGGCGTGGTTCGTCATGTTGCCGTTCCCTTTGGTGACGTGGAGGCGCTGTCTCGAGTGCTGGAAAAAGGGCGTGTTGGTTTAGTGTCGATGGTTTACACGTCTAACGCGGACGGGTCAAGCATTCCGGTGAAGGACGTTATTCGTGCTGCGCATAAGCATGGCGTGCCTGTTCTTCTTGATGGAGCGCAAGCAGCACCCCACCGTCGTGTTGATGTGCGCGCGCTTGACGTCGATTTTTTTGCTTGTTCAGGGCATAAAATGCTCGGCCCGAGCGGGACTGGCCTGCTGTACGGGAAGAAGGCGTGGCTTGAGCGTTTGGTTCCTGCCCTTGTTGGCGGCGGGACTGTTGTTGACGCGACGCTGCAAGGTGCCGAGTTTGAGGAGCTGCCGCATCGTTTTGAAGCAGGTTTGCAGAACTACGCAGGTATTATTGGTCTTGGCGCCGCGATGGAGTTTTTGCTGAGTGTAGGGCTCTCCCGCATCCACGATCATGAAGTCGCGTTGACGCAGCGCTTGGAGGAGGGGCTCAGGGAGTTTTCCCACCGTGGCGTTCGAGTTATCGGGCCTTCTCCAAAGGAGCGTGGTGGCGTGACAAGCTTCTTTGTTGAAGGTGTTGACGTGCATCAGGTGGCGCTCTTGCTGGACGAGTCAGGAGGATTTGCGACACGTTCCGGGAGGCATTGTGTGCACGCGTGGTTTAACAAGCAACAGTTGGATGGGACGGTGCGGGTTTCCTTTTATCTCTATAATACGATGGAAGAGGTTGAGTCGTTCTTGGAAGCGCTGCGATCAGTACTCGAGATTGTCGCGTGAACGCTCACGCGCGTCAATTTTTTTTGGATGTTTTTTTTTTCAGGCCTTTCCAGACTCTTTTTTTTGGGGAAAAGTATTTATGTTACTTCTCTTCTGATTTTTTTCTTGTATGGGTAGGAACGTCCCGTTCACCGTTGCGTTTGCCATAGTGCTCGTATTAGCAGGTGTGTTCTTGTTAGGGCGCGGCATTACTGGCTTTGTTGTCAGCCAGAGTTGTTGTTTTCCTCCTTTTTGTTCCGGGGAGAACGTGTGTGACGTTGCAAAGCCCGCAGTTGAAAACGGAAGAGGCGGTTCGGAAGAAGGGTTTGTTTTGGCAACGCTTTTTGGAGTGCTGTCAGTCGGTGCCGCGACGTTGGCGGTTGCTGGGCGTGTTCGCCGAGGCGGGCGGCGAAAGAAAGGAGGGCGCGAGGGCAATATTTAAAAATGATTGATTCGTTTTCTCTGCCAGCATGCAGGCGGTTATTGAAGCGATTATTCAGGAAACACAAGCCGTCAGGAGGTTTCGCCTTCGCCCAGAAAAGCCGCTTGAACACAGGCCAGGACAGTTCTGTTTACTCTCCCTTCCGGAAAGCAACGTTGCACGGCCGTATTCCATCGCGACCTCGCCTACTGAGGAGCAGGGTTTTTTTGAGCTCATCATCAAGCGAGTTGAACACGGTCGCTTGACGCCTGCCTTGTTTGCAAAAAAAGAAGGAGATGTTGTGGACGTAAAGGGGCCGTTTGGCACGTTTTATTATCGTGACGGCGTATACGCCCCTGTTGTTCTCATCGGCGGCGGTTCTGGCATAGCCCCCCTTCGTTCAATTTTGCATTACCTCCTAGCAAAGAAGGTGAAGGTGCCAATATGGCTTTTTTTTGGAAACCGGACCGAGCAAGACATTATTTTACACAACGAGTTTTCTGCTCTTTCTTCGGAGCATGAGAATTTCTCGTACATCCCGGTGGTTGATCATCCTAAGGATGGGTCGTGGCAAGGGTATGCGGGTCACGTGACGGAGTCGCTTGTGGCAGAGCGCGTCGTTGACCTTCGAGCCCCGCATTATTATCTTTGCGGCCCTCCGGGAATGGTTGCTCAAATTATTTGTGCTCTTGAAGTGCACGGCGTGCCGCACGAGCATATTAGGCGGGAGCAGTGGTGAAGAAGACGGGTGTATGCAGGAGGTGAGCAGGGTGAGTGGCGAAGAGTGTATCTTTTGCAAAATAGTGAAGGGCGACGTTCCTTGTCATACGATCTGGGAGGATGAGAAGCACTTGGCGTTTCTTTCCATTTTTCCCAATACTGACGGGTTTAGCGTTGTGATCACCAAGGAGCATTACCCGAGTTACGCCTTCGACCTCCCTGATGATGTGTTATGCGGCCTCGTTGCAGCCGCAAAAAAGGTTGCGAAGAAGATTGACAGGGCGTTTGATGATGTTGGGAGAACGGGCTTAATTTTTGAAGGCTTCGGAGTTGATCACGTGCACGCAAAGCTCTTTCCTATGCACGGGACGGCGAATATGAAAGAGTGGAAGCCGATAGAGTCAAAGCAGAGGGTATTTTTTCGAACCTATCCTGGGTATATTTCCTCCCATGATTACGAGCGGGCAGACGATGCACACCTTGCGAAGCTGGCTGAGGTGATCCGGCGTGCATGAGCAAGCGATTGCGAACAGGATTATTGAGGAGGCAAAAAAGTGCGGGGCTGTGAAAGGTATTGTTGTTGAGGTCGGGGACCTTGCGCACCTCCCCGCTGATGAGATGCGCCAGGTGCTCTTGGACAGGACGGAGTGGGACGTCACGGTCGTTGAGAAACGAGCGCTCGTTGAATGTGTTTGTGGTTATTGTGGCGAGCCGAAGATTGTGCAAAAGCAGCATGATGCTACCCTGTTCGAATGCCCTGTGTGCGGTTCACTTCCGCTCGTGAAGGAAGGCGACCAGATTGTTCTCAAAACGGTCGAGCTGCAAGAGGACTGACGAAGGCGAAGAGGGAGCGTAATCTGGGCGTGAAAGGATGCTTTTCGTTTTGAGCAGTTCGCATTCCCTTGCGTTCTCCGTTGAATTTTGAGAAATAGTTTTTGAATGCTCGTGAAAACTTTAAAAGGAAGGAGTGGTTTCTCCTTCTTTTTGAAAAATGACGCGGTCAAACTATGCCACTGAGAGCAGTTCACTCTCGCTCTACATGCGCGTGTTACAGCGTTCCTCTTCAGGCCTTCCTAAGAGCAGAGTGATTGAACTGCACAAGCGGATGCGAGAAGGGGATGTTAAGGCGCGCAATGAGCTAATAGAATCAAATCTTCGTTTAGCATTTCATCTTGCACTCAAGTTTTGGAGGAGGAATGGGGATTTGCCTGTTGAGGACTTCGTGAATGAAGCGAACACCGGGCTCACGCGAGCAATGAATACCTATGACCCTGCTACAGGCGCAGCGATTTCAACGTATGCCACGTTCTGGATACATAAGCATCTGAGGGATTTTGCTGAGAGAACGCGTACTTTGGTAAGGGTTCCTCGATACATACGGGAGAAGGTAACGGAACAAGAGGCTTGTGCAACGGAATCAGCTCCAGAATGGAAAACCACAGCGCAGGAACAAGCGGCAAAGGTTTTGCGTTCAACAACGGTCTCGTTAAGTGACGCCTATGATAGTCTCGAAGAGGAGATTGCAGCGTGCCAAGAAAGGTTCACTGAGGGTGAAGCCGTATCCTCGTTGGACAGAAAGAAAGACATTAACGTGTTGTACGCGGTGCTTGATGCGCTCGATCCTGCATTGAGGGATGTGTTGGAGCGAAAATTTGGATTGAACGGGTACGATGCTTCAACCTTGAATGAAATCGCGAAAGTGTATGGGAAGAGCAAGGAGTGGGCGCGTAAGAGGGTCGATGAGGCCTTGCGGCTCATTCGAAAGCGGTTTCTGGCAATTCGTGCACGAAAGTGATTGTTCAAAAAGAAGAAGGCAGATTGTGAAGGAGATGCGGGGTGTTTTGTTTAAGCGTGAAGAGCGTGATGCTTGATGAGAGAGCTTTTCGTCTTTGGGAATGAGTGGGTTGAGCGGGATAGCGGCGCGTACTGCGTGGTGAAAGAGTTGGAAAAACGCGGTGTTTTGTGCACGCACGTGAAGGATCCGCAGGAGCTCCTTCCTCGTTTAGAGCGCGGCGATCGTGTGGTGATTCTTGATGTCGCAGAAGGGGTTGAAGAGCCAGTAGTTGTGGAGCGTCTTGACCTGCTGGAGACGGGCAGGGTTTCTTCGCTTCATGATTTTGATCTTGCGTTCTTCCTCAAACTTCTCAAGGAAGTTGGTGTGGTCAAGGAGGAGCAAGTAACGATTGTTGCGGTTCCTGTTTCCGGACGCGTCGCCGTAAACGACATCGTGGCGCTGTTGAAAAAAGTGTAGCCACGGCGGGCCGTCATGGATTGCGTCACGGATTGTTTTTGTTTTCGTTTTTTGTTTTTGTTTTTTTATTTTGAGAACCACTTCACTTTGAGGAAGTGCGTGCTGCAGCTAAAGCAGGGATCGTAGGAGCGGATGAGTTTTTCTATTTCTGTCACTAGTGCTTCTTTTGGGAGGTGGGCGATGGTCGGGACGAAGGCTTTGATGTCGTCTTCGCAGTTGCGCAGGTTTTGGCAGGTGGGGGTGATGATATTGGCTCTGATAATGGTTCCTGTTTTGTCCAGCTCGTACTCGTGCCAGAGGACGCCGCGGGGTACTTCGATGGCGCCTATGCCGACGCCCGAGCGTGGCTGTGCTTCAATAAGTGGTTCTTTTTTTGGGGTGAGCGTTTCGCAAAGTTCTGCTGCTTTTTCTACGTAGTGAACGAGTTCTATTGCTTGGGCGAGGTTGTTGAGGAAGGGGCCGTGGAGGGGAAAGGTGATGCTGTGTCTTGCCACGACGCGTTGCGCGGCCGGGCTGAGCCATTGGTGGTTGTTGTTGAGGCGGGAGAGTGCGCCGACGAGGTAGCTCTTGCCTTCTTTGACGACGAAGTTGGAGGTGGCGTAGCGTTCGTGGTATTCGTGGAGGAATTCGTGGTAGCGCTCCTTGGGGAAGCGAGAACTCTGCGAGGTGAGGTCTCCTCGTAGCGTTGCGTACTCTCCAGGCCTGGTGAGGGAGAAGTACTCTGTCGGTCTCTGGAAGGAGGGTTGTTTGAGGCGGGCGAAGAGGTTTGCTGTTTGTTCGGCGTCAGGCAGCGCTTCGCGCAGGCGTCGTGCGATTGTGCGTAGTTCTTGTACTGGAGGCAGCTTGAGCCAGCCCCCAACGGTTGCGCTGGCTGGGTGGAGGTCTCGTCCGCCGATGAGAAAGATAAGATCGTTGCCGAGCTTCATGAGGCGAAGGGCTTGTTGAAGGGTTGCTTTGTGCGTAGGGGCCATGGCGAGCGCGCTCTCAAAGCCGAGGTAGTCCGGGAGGGCGAGGAAGTAGAGGTGGGTCGTGTGGCTCCTGATGCGTTCGGCGTAGGTGAGGAGTTCGCGGAGTTTGTAGGTTTGCTCGCTCGGCTCGATGCCGAGGGCCGCTTCGCAAGCTTGGATGGCGCAGATAGTGTGGGCGCAGGAGCAAATGCCACAGATGCGCGAAGTTATCTCGCTCGCTTCTCGGTAGTGTCGGTCGACGACGAGGCCTTCAAAATAGCGGGCGCCCTCTTCTGCTTGGAGCTCGCATTTCGTTACGGTTGTGCCGTCTAGGCCGAGGGAGAGGCTGGCGTGGCCTTCTATTTTGGTGATGTGGTTGAGTTCAATGATTTTGCCCATGGGGCACCTCGTGTCGTATGCGTTGTTGTTCGGGGATTTTGAGGCCGGCAAAGCTTTGCAGCCGAGTCCTGATCGCGTCGGTGTCAAAGCCTTTTTTTTCGAGCAGGTCGAAGAAGGCGTCGTAGCGTGCTTGGAGGGCTGGGCCGCGGCACCCCCAGCATTCGAGGCCTGCGTTGGTGCAGACGCTGTTGCATCCTCCGCTCGTGATGGGGCCGAGGCAGAGTTTGCCGTCTTCGAGGAGGCAGCGGTTTTCGTTTTTTCGGCATTCCACACAAACAGGGTTGAGGTAGCCGCGATGGACGCGGCCGAGGGCGAAGTCTTTGATGAAGGAGAGGATTTCTTTTTTGTCAGGAGGGCAGCCCGGGATGGTGTAGTCTACAGTGACGTAGTTGTCAATAGGGGCGGCCTGCGTGTCTTCGAGTTTGAGGCAGCGGTTGAACTTGAGTTTTGCGTAGCGGTCCTCTCCGATGAAGTTGCGCATGGCAGGTATGCCGCCGGTGTGAGCGCAGGCTCCGAGGGCGACGAGGTACGTGCACATGCCCCTCCACTTCTTGAGCTCTTCAATGTCTTCTTTTTTTGCGACGAGGCCTTCGACGAGGATGACGTCGTAGTGGATGTTTTGCGGGTTGTGTTCTTTGATGAAGGGGAAGCTTTTGAGATCGACGGCTTCGATGAGGTCGAGGAGGTCGTCCTCGTTGAAAATGACGCTGAGCATGCATCCGTAGCAGCCGGTGACGCCGTACACGCCAATGACGGGTTTGCGCAGCCCTTCGGCGCGGCGCGGCGGGCCTTTGTGTTCTTCGCTCTTGTTTGTTGCTTTAAAAGTCGTTTCCAAAGCTGCTCACCTCGTCGTATCGAAAGACAGGTCCGTCTTTGCAAGTGTAGGTTCCGCGTATCATGCAATGGCCGCATTTGCCAACAGCGCAGAACATGAGGCGCTCGGCACTGACGAAGATTTGGTCTTCGTGAAACCCTTTTTCTTGAAGGAGGTCGATGCAGGTGCGCATCATGACGGGGGGGCCGCACATGATAACGATTTTGTTCTCGTTGGTGAAGGGTGTCTTCTTGACGACGTCGGTGATGAAGCCGACGTTGCCCGTGTAGCACGCTTCGGCCGGGGCTTTGTCGACGCTGACGTGGACGCGGAAGGTTTTTTCCCATTCTTGAATGCTGTGGCCGTAGAGGATGTCGCCTGGTGTTCGGTAGCCGAGGAAGAGCGTGACGTCAAGGTAGTTGTTTCGGTGTCGTTCGATGTATTCAATAACGCCGCGCAGGGGAGCGACGCCGCAGCCCCCTCCAATGAGGACGAGGTGGTTGTTTGTGAAGTGGTGCATGGGGTAGCCGCGGCCGTACGGCCCGCGTACGAGGAGTTCATCCCCTGCTTTGACGTGTTCGAGTGCGTTGGTGACGTTGCCGACCTTTCGGATGGAGAGGTCGACGTGCTCGTCTGAGTAGCTGCTAATGCTGATTGGTGCCTCGCCGATGCCGGGGAGGCTGACCTGGACGAACTGGCCTGGCTGGTGGCGTGGTTGCCAATCAAGCCGGAGAGTGAAGATGTCTTCTGTTTCTTTCTTGTTGGAAAGAACAGTGACGGGGAACGGCTGGTAAGGGTTGGTTGTTTGGGCGCCGTTGCTTGCGTTGTTTGTTTCGATAGGGTTCATGGTGTGTTTTCCTCTGGCGTGTTCTCCTTGAATGCGTTGATGGTGGAGCGAAAGTCGATTCGTTCTGGGCATCCGCGGATGCACCGGCCACACCCGACGCAGAGGTGAACGCCGAAGCGGTCTTTAAACCATTGGAGCTGGTGGTAGATGCGGTGTTTGAACCTGTCGAGGAGCTCGTGCCGGAAGATGTGGTCGCCGGCGACGCGGGTGAAGCTTGGCGTCATGCACGCGCTCCATTTGCGCTCGCGCTTTCCTTTCGTGAGTTCTGGAAGGGATGAGGTGTCGTGGATTTCGAAGCAGTAGCAAGTAGGGCAGAGCGTGTTGCACGCGGCGCAGTCGATGCACCGCGAGGCAGGTTCTTCCCATTGCTTGTTATTGATGAAGTGGTTGAGGTTGATGGTTGCGAGGTTGTTGGTTCCTGGCGTGGTTTTTTCTTCGTCGGAGATGGAATGAGGAGTTGGGGTGAGGGTGTCAGGGAGGGTTTGGGCGAGGTTGTTGAGGAGTTGTTCTCCTTGGTTGCTCGTGGCTTCGAGGAGGTAGTGGTCGGCTTTTGGGTAGAGCATGATGTCCTGGGCGTTCTTGTCCAGGTTGAGGGAGCCGCAGAAGCAGTATTCGTCGTAGGCCGTTGCGCAGTGGATGCCGATGAGGACGGTTTCGTCGCGGCGGGCTTGGTAGTACGGGTCAGGGTGTTCCGTGGTGAAGGCGATGTCTTGGTGGGCGATCGCGTTGAGGTCGCAGCGTCGAAGTCCGAAGACGACTTTAGGTTTCTTTTGCGGTGTTGCGGGGGTGAGGGTGTTGCCTTTGAAGTGAAAGAGTGTTTCTTCTTTTGGGAAGAAAATTTTTTTGGCGGGGAAGAGGGGGAATTCTTCGAGGGTGATGTCCTTGATGGCGTCTTCGGTGGCGAGTTCTTCGTAGCGGGTTTCGTCTTGCTTGATGGGGGCGAAGACGGTGTAGGTTTGCATGAGTGTCTTGAGGAGGGAAGAAAGCCTCTCTTTTTGGAGTTTCCACACAGCGTTGCTGCGAGCGGACTGCTGGGGCGTGGCCATTTCTTTGTCTTGCGAGCGTGAAGATATAAAAAGATTTGCCTCTACTTGCGAACCGTAATTATTTTATATGGTGGTGTCGTTGCGGTGTTGTTGCGTGCTCAGGTGTGAGCTGCGGAGCGTCGTGGCTCGGTGCCGAGGGCGTGTTGTCGCGGTCTGGCGTTTTTGTTTGCTCTTATGCTTGTTTATGCTTGGTTGTGTGGGTGGCTGGTTATGGATTCATGGAAGGGTGTGGGTTTGGTGTTTGGCAGTTCCTGTTTCGTGTTCCTTTTCGTAGTGTTGGATCGTTGGGGGCGGGTGGTTCGTGGACGGGATTGAGCTCTGCATCAGGTTTTCACTCAGGCCTACGTCGTTGCGGTTCTGCGGTCCGCAGCGAGCTCAGGCGTTGTTTCAGAGGTACTTGGAGAGGAAGGATAATGAGGACGAAGTGAGAGCCGCGTTTGAGCAGTTTGAAGGGCTCTATCCGTACTTGAGCGCGATTGCGCAAAAGCACGGGCGGGACGTTCTCGATTATGACGTTGTTGAGGCGTACTGGTTGGGTAATCGCTTGCTTGAAGGGTTTACGCGCGATGAGGCAAGAGGGATTATTGAGGGGTTGATGGCGAAGCGTTCCGCGTTGCGAAGCCTGCCTCGCAGGATTGGGGAAGCGCTCATCGAGTCGTTGCCCGAGAAGGTGTTGCCTCATCATAATTTCCACGTGTTTTATGTTGGTGTGGGGAGGACTGCTGGCACAGTGCCGCTCGTGATGAACAGTTACGACCAGTGCAGGATTAGTTGGGGTGAGGTGCTTGAGGTGCGTGCAGAAAAGGAGTTGCTCCGGGTGAGGACGACGCGCTTAGTTGAGGACGGAGGAAAGGTGGTTCTTGGCGGGCGTGTGGAGCGTGAGGTGGGGTACGTGCCTGGTTTGTTGGGGCGGGTTCGCAGGGGTGATTTCGTAGCGTTGCATTGGGGGTTCGCGCCGGTGTTGTTGCGCGAGGAAGATGTAGCGCGTATTGAGAAGTACACGCGCTACGCCCTTGATCTCTACAACGAGCGGGCAGTGTGAAGCGCCGCGTCTGAAAATCTCGTTCAGGGTCGTGACCGGTTCGTGGCGTGGCTTCTCAGGAGGTTGCCGTTCGTGGCCAGTCGCGCCAGGAACTATGAGAAGGTTGGCTAAGGAGGTTTAGCGCGCGGGGGTGTGTTCTTATGGTGAGAGGAGGTGGTATAGTGCTTTGGCTTTTTCGGGGGGGACCTTCTCGACAGCCATTCCTGCTTGGACGAGGACGTAGTCGCCTTTTTTTACGTGGTCGAGGAGCGAGATGTCGGCGCTGGCTTGCTGGCCGTCAAAGTCGAGCGTTGCGGTTTTGTCGTTGATGGCGATGACCTTCCCAGGGACTGCAAAGCACATATGGGGTGTTGTTTCTCTTTTCTTGTTTTTAAGCGTTTCTTTTCGTTTCAGTACGGTTCTAGGAGTTGGTTTTGGCGCGCCTTCTTGGAGTCCTCGTGGCGGGCGGCGGAGGGCTTGGAGAGAAAATTTATAAAGTTTGCTTCAGGAGTGTTTGCTGTGGCGCTCAAGGAGGACATTGCGAAGCTGGCAAAGAACCAGGCCGCGTTGCAGAAGAACCTGGAGATTTTGAAAGGGCGGGTTGATGCGCTCGAGCAAGCAGTGTCGGGGCTTGGCGGAGCGTCTTCTTCTGAAGCAAAAGCGCGTGTTGGGAGTGCTAGCGGTGAAGACGACGCGCTTGCCGCGTCGCACCATGCAAAGGCTGCATCCGCTTCGTCGGCGGCGTTGGAGCGCCGTGCTGCTGCCAAGAGGGAGCCGAGGCAGGTTGAAAACCTCGGTTTTAAGGTTTTTGGCAGTGTCGGCTTTCTCCTGCTTGTTTTAGGGCTGTTCTTCTTGTACTCGTATGCGAAGGAGCAGGGCTGGATCGGTCCGGGCGAGGAGATTGTCCTGGGCGTGCTCCTATCCGCAGGCGTGCTTTTAGCGGGCGAACTATCGCGTAGGAAACAGTTTTTGGCGTTCTCGCAGCTTCTGACGGGCGGCGGGTTGGGCTTGCTCTACTTCACGTTTTTT is part of the Candidatus Woesearchaeota archaeon genome and harbors:
- a CDS encoding ABC transporter ATP-binding protein, whose product is MVALEVENLKKSYGDVEAVKGVSFNVRKGAFFGFIGPNGAGKTTTIRSIVGLTRFEGSIRVFGRDVDRESRKVKASIGLSPQEYNFDRFLTVQEELEYTAGYYGLPWREGRRRAERLLHRFSLWEHRKKLSERLSGGMKRRLIIARALIHDPPLLILDEPTAALDVELRRSLWEELRRINEEGKTIILTSHYLEEVELLCHDVAIIHEGRLLALGKKEKLLADLSCEMLTVETDKPVPSSALKGLRVERVGSKTMIVGKGVHEKAKKILDALERRGIAVLRVETGRENLEHLFLRMTRRGRS
- a CDS encoding cysteine desulfurase is translated as MRLNVEKIRKEFPLFGNGEKGGVVYFDNACMTLRPRCVIEAVRQYYELFPSCGERSMHRLGKRVDAEVARSRSIARKFFGAKRNEEIIFTSGTTHAINIVAHSFPFKKGDVVVTTDKEHNSNLLVWQQLAKKGVVRHVAVPFGDVEALSRVLEKGRVGLVSMVYTSNADGSSIPVKDVIRAAHKHGVPVLLDGAQAAPHRRVDVRALDVDFFACSGHKMLGPSGTGLLYGKKAWLERLVPALVGGGTVVDATLQGAEFEELPHRFEAGLQNYAGIIGLGAAMEFLLSVGLSRIHDHEVALTQRLEEGLREFSHRGVRVIGPSPKERGGVTSFFVEGVDVHQVALLLDESGGFATRSGRHCVHAWFNKQQLDGTVRVSFYLYNTMEEVESFLEALRSVLEIVA
- a CDS encoding HIT family protein, whose protein sequence is MQEVSRVSGEECIFCKIVKGDVPCHTIWEDEKHLAFLSIFPNTDGFSVVITKEHYPSYAFDLPDDVLCGLVAAAKKVAKKIDRAFDDVGRTGLIFEGFGVDHVHAKLFPMHGTANMKEWKPIESKQRVFFRTYPGYISSHDYERADDAHLAKLAEVIRRA
- a CDS encoding sigma-70 family RNA polymerase sigma factor, with translation MTRSNYATESSSLSLYMRVLQRSSSGLPKSRVIELHKRMREGDVKARNELIESNLRLAFHLALKFWRRNGDLPVEDFVNEANTGLTRAMNTYDPATGAAISTYATFWIHKHLRDFAERTRTLVRVPRYIREKVTEQEACATESAPEWKTTAQEQAAKVLRSTTVSLSDAYDSLEEEIAACQERFTEGEAVSSLDRKKDINVLYAVLDALDPALRDVLERKFGLNGYDASTLNEIAKVYGKSKEWARKRVDEALRLIRKRFLAIRARK
- a CDS encoding Ni/Fe hydrogenase subunit alpha, producing the protein MGKIIELNHITKIEGHASLSLGLDGTTVTKCELQAEEGARYFEGLVVDRHYREASEITSRICGICSCAHTICAIQACEAALGIEPSEQTYKLRELLTYAERIRSHTTHLYFLALPDYLGFESALAMAPTHKATLQQALRLMKLGNDLIFLIGGRDLHPASATVGGWLKLPPVQELRTIARRLREALPDAEQTANLFARLKQPSFQRPTEYFSLTRPGEYATLRGDLTSQSSRFPKERYHEFLHEYHERYATSNFVVKEGKSYLVGALSRLNNNHQWLSPAAQRVVARHSITFPLHGPFLNNLAQAIELVHYVEKAAELCETLTPKKEPLIEAQPRSGVGIGAIEVPRGVLWHEYELDKTGTIIRANIITPTCQNLRNCEDDIKAFVPTIAHLPKEALVTEIEKLIRSYDPCFSCSTHFLKVKWFSK
- a CDS encoding anaerobic sulfite reductase subunit AsrB, translated to MPRTNRLSLHHQRIQGEHARGKHTMNPIETNNASNGAQTTNPYQPFPVTVLSNKKETEDIFTLRLDWQPRHQPGQFVQVSLPGIGEAPISISSYSDEHVDLSIRKVGNVTNALEHVKAGDELLVRGPYGRGYPMHHFTNNHLVLIGGGCGVAPLRGVIEYIERHRNNYLDVTLFLGYRTPGDILYGHSIQEWEKTFRVHVSVDKAPAEACYTGNVGFITDVVKKTPFTNENKIVIMCGPPVMMRTCIDLLQEKGFHEDQIFVSAERLMFCAVGKCGHCMIRGTYTCKDGPVFRYDEVSSFGNDF
- a CDS encoding HypC/HybG/HupF family hydrogenase formation chaperone produces the protein MCFAVPGKVIAINDKTATLDFDGQQASADISLLDHVKKGDYVLVQAGMAVEKVPPEKAKALYHLLSP